A genomic segment from Ornithorhynchus anatinus isolate Pmale09 chromosome 16, mOrnAna1.pri.v4, whole genome shotgun sequence encodes:
- the SRSF10 gene encoding serine/arginine-rich splicing factor 10 isoform X4: protein MSRYLRPPNTSLFVRNVADDTRSEDLRREFGRYGPIVDVYVPLDFYTRRPRGFAYVQFEDVRDAEDALHNLDRKWICGRQIEIQFAQGDRKTPNQMKAKEGRNVYSSSRYDDYDRYRRSRSRSYERRRSRSRSFDYNYRRSYSPRNRPTGRPRRSRSHSDNDRFKHRNRSFSRSKSNSRSRSKSQPKKEMKAKSRSRSASHTKTRGASKPDSKPHYKSGSRYEKDSRKKDPARSKSQSRSQSRSRSKSRSRSWTSPKSSGH from the exons ATGTCCCGCTACCTGCGCCCTCCCAACACGTCCTTGTTCGTGAGGAATGTGGCCGACGACACCAG GTCTGAAGACCTGCGTCGTGAATTTGGTCGTTACGGCCCCATAGTCGACGTGTACGTTCCGCTTGATTTCTACACACGTCGTCCAAGAGGATTTGCTTACGTTCA GTTTGAAGATGTTCGGGATGCCGAGGATGCCCTCCACAATTTGGACCGGAAGTGGATCTGTGGTCGCCAAATTGAAATCCAGTTTGCCCAGGGGGATCGAAAAA ccccaaatcAAATGAAAGCGAaggagggcaggaatgtgtaCAGCTCTTCCCGCTACGATGACTATGATCGATACAGGCGCTCTAGAAGCCGCAGTTACGAAAGGAGGCGATCTCGGAGTCGTTCTTTCGATTACAACTACAGACGGTCTTACAGCCCTAGAAA TAGACCTACGGGAAGACCTCGCCGGAGCCGAAGCCATTCAGACAACGATAG GTTCAAACACCGCAATCGGTCTTTTTCGAGGTCAAAATCCAATTCAAGATCACGGTCCAAGTCCCAACCCAAGAAAGAAATGAAGGCTAAATCGCGTTCTAGGTCCGCGTCGCACACCAAAACTAGAGGCGCCTCCAAACCCGATTCTAAACCACACTATAAGTCCGGCTCAAGATACGAGAAGGATTCGAGGAAAAAAGACCCGGCTAGGTCCAAATCCCAGTCAAGATCACAGTCTCGATCTAGGTCAAAATCCAGGTCACGGTCTTGGACTAGTCCCAAGTCCAGTGGCCACTAG
- the SRSF10 gene encoding serine/arginine-rich splicing factor 10 isoform X3 gives MSRYLRPPNTSLFVRNVADDTRSEDLRREFGRYGPIVDVYVPLDFYTRRPRGFAYVQFEDVRDAEDALHNLDRKWICGRQIEIQFAQGDRKTPNQMKAKEGRNVYSSSRYDDYDRYRRSRSRSYERRRSRSRSFDYNYRRSYSPRNSRPTGRPRRSRSHSDNDRFKHRNRSFSRSKSNSRSRSKSQPKKEMKAKSRSRSASHTKTRGASKPDSKPHYKSGSRYEKDSRKKDPARSKSQSRSQSRSRSKSRSRSWTSPKSSGH, from the exons ATGTCCCGCTACCTGCGCCCTCCCAACACGTCCTTGTTCGTGAGGAATGTGGCCGACGACACCAG GTCTGAAGACCTGCGTCGTGAATTTGGTCGTTACGGCCCCATAGTCGACGTGTACGTTCCGCTTGATTTCTACACACGTCGTCCAAGAGGATTTGCTTACGTTCA GTTTGAAGATGTTCGGGATGCCGAGGATGCCCTCCACAATTTGGACCGGAAGTGGATCTGTGGTCGCCAAATTGAAATCCAGTTTGCCCAGGGGGATCGAAAAA ccccaaatcAAATGAAAGCGAaggagggcaggaatgtgtaCAGCTCTTCCCGCTACGATGACTATGATCGATACAGGCGCTCTAGAAGCCGCAGTTACGAAAGGAGGCGATCTCGGAGTCGTTCTTTCGATTACAACTACAGACGGTCTTACAGCCCTAGAAA CAGTAGACCTACGGGAAGACCTCGCCGGAGCCGAAGCCATTCAGACAACGATAG GTTCAAACACCGCAATCGGTCTTTTTCGAGGTCAAAATCCAATTCAAGATCACGGTCCAAGTCCCAACCCAAGAAAGAAATGAAGGCTAAATCGCGTTCTAGGTCCGCGTCGCACACCAAAACTAGAGGCGCCTCCAAACCCGATTCTAAACCACACTATAAGTCCGGCTCAAGATACGAGAAGGATTCGAGGAAAAAAGACCCGGCTAGGTCCAAATCCCAGTCAAGATCACAGTCTCGATCTAGGTCAAAATCCAGGTCACGGTCTTGGACTAGTCCCAAGTCCAGTGGCCACTAG
- the SRSF10 gene encoding serine/arginine-rich splicing factor 10 isoform X2 translates to MSRYLRPPNTSLFVRNVADDTRCVSEDLRREFGRYGPIVDVYVPLDFYTRRPRGFAYVQFEDVRDAEDALHNLDRKWICGRQIEIQFAQGDRKTPNQMKAKEGRNVYSSSRYDDYDRYRRSRSRSYERRRSRSRSFDYNYRRSYSPRNRPTGRPRRSRSHSDNDRFKHRNRSFSRSKSNSRSRSKSQPKKEMKAKSRSRSASHTKTRGASKPDSKPHYKSGSRYEKDSRKKDPARSKSQSRSQSRSRSKSRSRSWTSPKSSGH, encoded by the exons ATGTCCCGCTACCTGCGCCCTCCCAACACGTCCTTGTTCGTGAGGAATGTGGCCGACGACACCAGGTGTGT GTCTGAAGACCTGCGTCGTGAATTTGGTCGTTACGGCCCCATAGTCGACGTGTACGTTCCGCTTGATTTCTACACACGTCGTCCAAGAGGATTTGCTTACGTTCA GTTTGAAGATGTTCGGGATGCCGAGGATGCCCTCCACAATTTGGACCGGAAGTGGATCTGTGGTCGCCAAATTGAAATCCAGTTTGCCCAGGGGGATCGAAAAA ccccaaatcAAATGAAAGCGAaggagggcaggaatgtgtaCAGCTCTTCCCGCTACGATGACTATGATCGATACAGGCGCTCTAGAAGCCGCAGTTACGAAAGGAGGCGATCTCGGAGTCGTTCTTTCGATTACAACTACAGACGGTCTTACAGCCCTAGAAA TAGACCTACGGGAAGACCTCGCCGGAGCCGAAGCCATTCAGACAACGATAG GTTCAAACACCGCAATCGGTCTTTTTCGAGGTCAAAATCCAATTCAAGATCACGGTCCAAGTCCCAACCCAAGAAAGAAATGAAGGCTAAATCGCGTTCTAGGTCCGCGTCGCACACCAAAACTAGAGGCGCCTCCAAACCCGATTCTAAACCACACTATAAGTCCGGCTCAAGATACGAGAAGGATTCGAGGAAAAAAGACCCGGCTAGGTCCAAATCCCAGTCAAGATCACAGTCTCGATCTAGGTCAAAATCCAGGTCACGGTCTTGGACTAGTCCCAAGTCCAGTGGCCACTAG
- the SRSF10 gene encoding serine/arginine-rich splicing factor 10 isoform X1, which produces MSRYLRPPNTSLFVRNVADDTRCVSEDLRREFGRYGPIVDVYVPLDFYTRRPRGFAYVQFEDVRDAEDALHNLDRKWICGRQIEIQFAQGDRKTPNQMKAKEGRNVYSSSRYDDYDRYRRSRSRSYERRRSRSRSFDYNYRRSYSPRNSRPTGRPRRSRSHSDNDRFKHRNRSFSRSKSNSRSRSKSQPKKEMKAKSRSRSASHTKTRGASKPDSKPHYKSGSRYEKDSRKKDPARSKSQSRSQSRSRSKSRSRSWTSPKSSGH; this is translated from the exons ATGTCCCGCTACCTGCGCCCTCCCAACACGTCCTTGTTCGTGAGGAATGTGGCCGACGACACCAGGTGTGT GTCTGAAGACCTGCGTCGTGAATTTGGTCGTTACGGCCCCATAGTCGACGTGTACGTTCCGCTTGATTTCTACACACGTCGTCCAAGAGGATTTGCTTACGTTCA GTTTGAAGATGTTCGGGATGCCGAGGATGCCCTCCACAATTTGGACCGGAAGTGGATCTGTGGTCGCCAAATTGAAATCCAGTTTGCCCAGGGGGATCGAAAAA ccccaaatcAAATGAAAGCGAaggagggcaggaatgtgtaCAGCTCTTCCCGCTACGATGACTATGATCGATACAGGCGCTCTAGAAGCCGCAGTTACGAAAGGAGGCGATCTCGGAGTCGTTCTTTCGATTACAACTACAGACGGTCTTACAGCCCTAGAAA CAGTAGACCTACGGGAAGACCTCGCCGGAGCCGAAGCCATTCAGACAACGATAG GTTCAAACACCGCAATCGGTCTTTTTCGAGGTCAAAATCCAATTCAAGATCACGGTCCAAGTCCCAACCCAAGAAAGAAATGAAGGCTAAATCGCGTTCTAGGTCCGCGTCGCACACCAAAACTAGAGGCGCCTCCAAACCCGATTCTAAACCACACTATAAGTCCGGCTCAAGATACGAGAAGGATTCGAGGAAAAAAGACCCGGCTAGGTCCAAATCCCAGTCAAGATCACAGTCTCGATCTAGGTCAAAATCCAGGTCACGGTCTTGGACTAGTCCCAAGTCCAGTGGCCACTAG
- the SRSF10 gene encoding serine/arginine-rich splicing factor 10 isoform X5: MMAKIKGVIPDFEDVRDAEDALHNLDRKWICGRQIEIQFAQGDRKTPNQMKAKEGRNVYSSSRYDDYDRYRRSRSRSYERRRSRSRSFDYNYRRSYSPRNSRPTGRPRRSRSHSDNDRFKHRNRSFSRSKSNSRSRSKSQPKKEMKAKSRSRSASHTKTRGASKPDSKPHYKSGSRYEKDSRKKDPARSKSQSRSQSRSRSKSRSRSWTSPKSSGH; this comes from the exons ATGATGGCCAAGATTAAAGGAGTCATACCTGAT TTTGAAGATGTTCGGGATGCCGAGGATGCCCTCCACAATTTGGACCGGAAGTGGATCTGTGGTCGCCAAATTGAAATCCAGTTTGCCCAGGGGGATCGAAAAA ccccaaatcAAATGAAAGCGAaggagggcaggaatgtgtaCAGCTCTTCCCGCTACGATGACTATGATCGATACAGGCGCTCTAGAAGCCGCAGTTACGAAAGGAGGCGATCTCGGAGTCGTTCTTTCGATTACAACTACAGACGGTCTTACAGCCCTAGAAA CAGTAGACCTACGGGAAGACCTCGCCGGAGCCGAAGCCATTCAGACAACGATAG GTTCAAACACCGCAATCGGTCTTTTTCGAGGTCAAAATCCAATTCAAGATCACGGTCCAAGTCCCAACCCAAGAAAGAAATGAAGGCTAAATCGCGTTCTAGGTCCGCGTCGCACACCAAAACTAGAGGCGCCTCCAAACCCGATTCTAAACCACACTATAAGTCCGGCTCAAGATACGAGAAGGATTCGAGGAAAAAAGACCCGGCTAGGTCCAAATCCCAGTCAAGATCACAGTCTCGATCTAGGTCAAAATCCAGGTCACGGTCTTGGACTAGTCCCAAGTCCAGTGGCCACTAG